The Trinickia acidisoli genome includes a window with the following:
- the rnr gene encoding ribonuclease R, whose amino-acid sequence MSKYPYPIPSREEILGVLRTSETPLAANDIAETLSIKRQEREGFFKRLGAMERDGQIRLDKRGYYQLTHPSNFVAGRVQGHRDGYGFIIRDDGQDDLFLPNAEMQKVMHGDRVLARIVGYDRRGRPEGHIVEVTDRANKRVIGRLLNENGALIVAPEDKRIGHDILVTQNTKKAKVGQIVVVELTDFPSRHSQPLGRVAEVLGDIDDPGMEIEIAVRKYGVPHEFSDAALAEAAALPDEVRPIDLRHRVDLRDVPLVTIDGEDARDFDDAVYCEPAKVGRGDGFRLIVAIADVSHYVRPDASLDTDAIERSTSVYFPRRVIPMLPEKLSNGLCSLNPEVDRCVLVCDMLITTRGEIKAYQFYPGVMHSAARLTYTEVAAVLTNTKGPEAARRAAIVPQLQNLYGVYKSLFAARQKRGAIDFETTETYIVCNAQGKIEQILPRQRNEAHKLIEECMLAANVCAADFMKRNKHPGLYRIHAGPTAEKLENLRTFLRGMGLTLGGGNTPHASDYAALMAQIRDRPDAQMLQTMLLRSMQQAVYSPDNIGHFGLAYDAYAHFTSPIRRYPDLLTHRAIYAVLSGGKYRPAAPDGVMLNTALSPRARALQQADEETRPRARENTAIWEELGLHCSANERRADEASRDVETWLKCYFMRDKLGEEYGGMVSGVTSFGIFVQLDSLFIEGLVHVTELGSDYFQYDEIKNELRGERTGIRYRLSDRVRVQVSRVDLDARKIDFRLVRDTPVKPAAAPRAAVAARPVGEPVAAGRGPRVRTLTPPDGARRKQAAPAKSAAVVEARTARAQAAKKRSGPPKGAPKARPRKKG is encoded by the coding sequence GACGGCCAAATCCGGCTCGACAAGCGCGGCTACTATCAGCTCACGCATCCGTCCAATTTCGTCGCCGGCCGCGTGCAAGGCCATCGCGACGGCTACGGCTTCATCATTCGCGACGACGGGCAAGACGATCTGTTCCTGCCGAACGCGGAAATGCAAAAGGTCATGCACGGCGATCGCGTGCTTGCGCGCATCGTCGGCTACGATCGCCGCGGCCGTCCCGAAGGGCACATCGTCGAAGTGACAGACCGTGCCAACAAGCGCGTGATCGGGCGGTTGCTCAACGAAAACGGCGCACTGATCGTCGCCCCCGAAGACAAGCGCATCGGGCATGACATCCTCGTCACCCAGAACACGAAGAAGGCCAAGGTCGGCCAAATCGTCGTCGTCGAATTGACCGATTTCCCGAGCCGGCATTCGCAGCCGCTAGGGCGCGTGGCCGAAGTGCTCGGCGATATCGACGATCCGGGCATGGAGATCGAAATCGCCGTGCGCAAGTACGGCGTCCCGCACGAATTCAGCGACGCCGCGCTCGCCGAAGCCGCCGCGCTGCCCGACGAAGTGCGTCCGATCGACCTTCGCCATCGCGTCGATCTGCGCGACGTGCCGCTCGTCACGATCGACGGCGAGGACGCGCGCGACTTCGACGACGCCGTTTATTGCGAGCCGGCCAAGGTCGGACGCGGCGATGGCTTCCGGCTGATCGTGGCCATTGCCGACGTGTCGCACTACGTGCGGCCCGATGCGTCGCTCGATACCGATGCGATCGAACGCAGCACGTCGGTCTACTTTCCGCGCCGCGTCATTCCGATGCTGCCGGAAAAGCTCTCGAACGGTTTGTGCTCGCTCAATCCCGAGGTCGATCGCTGCGTGCTCGTCTGCGACATGCTGATCACCACGCGCGGCGAGATCAAGGCCTATCAGTTCTATCCCGGCGTCATGCACTCGGCGGCGCGTCTCACCTATACGGAAGTCGCCGCCGTGCTCACGAATACCAAGGGCCCGGAGGCGGCGCGCCGCGCGGCGATCGTGCCGCAATTGCAAAATCTCTACGGCGTATACAAGTCGCTGTTCGCCGCGCGCCAGAAACGCGGCGCGATCGATTTCGAAACGACCGAAACGTATATCGTCTGCAACGCGCAGGGCAAGATCGAACAGATCTTGCCGCGCCAGCGCAACGAGGCGCACAAGCTCATCGAAGAATGCATGCTTGCGGCGAACGTCTGCGCGGCCGATTTCATGAAGCGCAACAAGCATCCGGGGCTTTATCGCATCCATGCGGGCCCGACCGCGGAGAAGCTCGAGAATCTGCGCACGTTCCTGCGCGGCATGGGCTTGACGCTCGGTGGCGGTAACACGCCACATGCGAGCGACTACGCGGCGCTGATGGCACAAATTCGCGATCGGCCCGATGCGCAAATGCTGCAAACGATGTTGCTGCGCTCGATGCAGCAAGCCGTCTACAGCCCCGACAACATCGGCCACTTCGGCCTCGCATACGATGCCTATGCGCATTTCACGAGTCCGATTCGACGCTACCCCGACTTGCTCACTCACCGAGCCATTTACGCGGTTTTGTCGGGTGGGAAGTATCGCCCCGCGGCACCGGATGGCGTGATGTTGAACACGGCGCTGTCGCCGCGCGCTCGCGCGCTACAGCAAGCGGACGAAGAAACGCGTCCGCGCGCGAGAGAGAACACGGCGATCTGGGAAGAGCTCGGCTTGCACTGTTCGGCCAACGAGCGACGTGCCGATGAAGCGTCGCGTGACGTCGAGACCTGGCTCAAGTGCTACTTCATGCGTGACAAGCTCGGCGAGGAATACGGCGGGATGGTGAGCGGCGTCACGTCGTTCGGCATCTTCGTGCAGCTCGACTCGCTGTTCATCGAAGGGCTCGTGCACGTGACGGAGCTCGGGTCGGATTATTTTCAATACGACGAAATCAAGAACGAGTTGCGCGGCGAGCGCACGGGCATTCGCTATCGACTATCCGATCGCGTACGGGTGCAAGTCAGCCGCGTCGATCTCGACGCGCGCAAGATCGATTTCCGCCTCGTGCGCGATACGCCGGTGAAGCCGGCAGCGGCGCCGCGTGCGGCCGTTGCGGCGCGTCCCGTCGGCGAGCCCGTTGCAGCGGGACGTGGGCCTCGTGTGCGTACGTTGACGCCGCCCGACGGCGCTCGGCGCAAGCAAGCCGCGCCCGCCAAATCGGCCGCCGTCGTCGAAGCGCGCACTGCGCGCGCGCAAGCGGCTAAGAAACGCAGCGGGCCGCCCAAGGGGGCACCGAAAGCGCGCCCGCGCAAGAAGGGTTGA